A genomic segment from Meleagris gallopavo isolate NT-WF06-2002-E0010 breed Aviagen turkey brand Nicholas breeding stock chromosome 25, Turkey_5.1, whole genome shotgun sequence encodes:
- the YRDC gene encoding yrdC domain-containing protein, mitochondrial — protein MRRIPFPVDFLYEGRAYTSPGLSVVNEAVPRVHIDSVDDINTFQCTSSKIRAMNAKRAAAAPQRWAAVGALQQGGLVAVPTDTVYGVACLAQDSRAVRSIYSLKGRNGTKPLAICLGDVENIYRYCHVNVPDELLQDLLPGPVTLVLKRSEELNKDLNPFTSLVGVRIPNHPFIRELARACPGPLALTSANVSSQASTLTVSEFQDLWPQLSLVVDGGPIGDVQSPECRLGSTVVDLSVSGKFTIIRPGCALTSTVEILRQKYGLIPESS, from the exons ATGCGGAGGATACCCTTCCCTGTTGACTTCCTCTATGAAGGGAGAGCCTACACCTCCCCAGGGCTCTCAGTGGTGAATGAAGCTGTCCCAAGGGTCCATATTGATTCAGTGGATGACATTAATACCTTCCAATGTACCAGCAGCAAAATCCGGGCCATGAATGCTaagcgggcagctgctgctccccagagATGG GCCGCCGTCGGTGCCCTGCAGCAGGGCGGGCTGGTGGCCGTGCCCACGGACACGGTGTACGGCGTGGCCTGCTTGGCCCAGGACTCCCGCGCCGTGCGGAGCATCTACAGCCTGAAGGGGCGGAACGGGACGAAGCCGCTGGCCATCTGCCTCGGGGACGTGGAGAACATCTACAG GTACTGCCACGTGAATGTGCCGGATGAACTGCTGCAGGACTTGCTCCCGGGACCTGTGACCCTGGTCTTGAAGCGATCAGAAGAACTAAATAAAGACTTGAACCCTTTTACATCG CTGGTTGGCGTTCGCATTCCAAACCACCCTTTTATTAGGGAGCTGGCACGAGCTTGCCCTGGACCATTGGCTTTAACAAGTGCTAACGTCAGCAGTCAGGCGAGCACTCTGACGGTTTCG GAATTCCAAGACCTTTGGCCTCAGTTGTCCTTAGTTGTTGATGGAGGTCCAATAGGGGATGTCCAGAGCCCAGAATGTCGTTTGGGGTCAACTGTGGTTGACTTATCTGTGTCGGGGAAATTCACCATCATTCGTCCTGGCTG TGCACTGACATCTACAGTTGAGATCCTGAGACAGAAGTATGGCTTGATCCCAGAATCATCTTAA